The Micropterus dolomieu isolate WLL.071019.BEF.003 ecotype Adirondacks unplaced genomic scaffold, ASM2129224v1 contig_11640, whole genome shotgun sequence genome has a segment encoding these proteins:
- the LOC123965881 gene encoding E3 ubiquitin-protein ligase parkin-like has protein sequence MIVFVRYNLGPGVAMELQEESSVAELKEVVGSQQGVRPECLRVLFAGRELRSSATLQGCDLPEQSTVHVVLPPSGSSSSRLLLLQERLARSREEEQDSLTRLDLSSSRLPSTSSGLAVILEGRDGGAEEAREEAQAPGVRTRSTFFVYCKSCRSVQPGKLRVRCRSCRQTTLTLSRGPSCWDDVLLRGRIHGVCQSDGCPGNEA, from the exons TGTTTGTGAGGTATAACCTGGGTCCAGGTGTGGCTATGGAGCTGCAGGAGGAGTCCAGCGTGGCCGAGCTTAAGGAGGTGGTGGGGAGTCAGCAGGGAGTCCGACCAGAGTGCCTCAGGGTTCTATTCGCTGGGAGGGAGCTGAGGAGCAGCGCCACGCTGCAG GGTTGTGACCTCCCAGAGCAGAGTACTGTCCATGTGGTCCTCCCCCCATCAGGTTCCTCCTCCTCGCggctgctcctcctgcaggagcGCCTGGCTCGTagcagggaggaggagcaggactCTCTGACGCGGCTGGACCTCAGCTCCTCACGcctcccctccacctcctctggcCTGGCGGTGATCCTGGAGGGGAGagatggaggagcagaggaggccAGAGAGGAGGCGCAGGCTCCAG gtgtgcgtACCCGCAGTACTTTCTTTGTGTACTGTAAGAGCTGCCGGTCGGTCCAGCCCGGAAAACTCAGAGTCCGCTGCCGAAGCTGCCGCCAGACCACGCTGACGCTCAGCAGG GGTCCGTCCTGCTGGGATGATGTTCTCCTCCGAGGTCGGATCCACGGCGTGTGTCAATCAGACGGTTGTCCTGGCAATGAAGCG